From Candidatus Cloacimonas sp., one genomic window encodes:
- a CDS encoding DUF4403 family protein, which produces PEKNALEVSEPEFDVKTRSALVKSANWLLHGMILKKIMPYLSYPLTADLESAKTEANKMIADYPLYEGINIKGRLDSLGVTSVNMVPGAVRIQANLKGNVAIKIDGLHF; this is translated from the coding sequence ACCCGGAAAAAAATGCGCTTGAGGTCTCAGAACCGGAATTTGATGTTAAGACACGCAGCGCTCTTGTAAAATCTGCCAACTGGCTTCTTCACGGAATGATACTAAAGAAGATAATGCCATACCTTTCTTACCCCTTAACGGCAGATCTTGAGAGTGCCAAAACAGAAGCAAACAAGATGATAGCCGATTATCCTCTTTATGAGGGGATAAACATTAAAGGGAGGCTTGATTCATTGGGCGTTACCAGTGTGAATATGGTTCCCGGAGCTGTCCGCATTCAGGCAAACCTAAAGGGTAATGTTGCAATAAAGATTGACGGGTTACACTTTTAA